A region from the Paludicola sp. MB14-C6 genome encodes:
- the ftsX gene encoding permease-like cell division protein FtsX, with amino-acid sequence MKGSSFKYLLKEGIRSLWRNRVMAFTSVGVLATCLIIVGAAYLIKVNVDSMVGYIQNQTEMVVFLKQDADQATIDNVKSAIQKNANISKLTYVSKAQGLENTKKMLGNEGYLLDGLENRNTIPDMFELKVKDLSLTEQTVKELKTIAGVDIVQASNEVAHTLTYVQRTVNTFGSILIIALGIISLVIIANTIRATIFTRRKEINIMKYVGATNTFIRIPFIVEGFMLGLISAFIAFIVIWGGYHYLTAFVVEDASIWVKSALESIIPFKDLALTVGGFFTVTGTLLGTVGSVISIRNHARV; translated from the coding sequence ATGAAAGGTTCAAGTTTTAAATATCTTCTTAAAGAAGGTATAAGAAGTTTATGGCGCAATCGTGTTATGGCGTTTACCTCAGTTGGTGTGTTGGCCACCTGTTTAATTATCGTTGGTGCTGCATATTTAATTAAAGTGAATGTAGATAGCATGGTTGGATACATACAAAATCAAACAGAAATGGTTGTTTTTCTAAAACAAGATGCTGATCAAGCTACCATTGATAATGTAAAATCTGCAATTCAAAAAAATGCAAATATCAGTAAGCTAACCTATGTATCAAAAGCACAAGGCCTTGAAAATACAAAGAAAATGCTTGGCAATGAAGGATATTTGTTAGACGGGTTAGAAAATAGAAATACCATTCCGGATATGTTCGAGTTAAAAGTAAAAGACTTATCTCTAACAGAGCAAACTGTAAAAGAATTGAAAACTATCGCAGGAGTAGATATTGTACAAGCTTCAAACGAGGTGGCTCATACTTTAACATATGTGCAAAGAACAGTTAATACTTTTGGCAGCATTTTGATTATAGCATTAGGCATTATTTCTCTTGTCATAATTGCTAATACAATTCGGGCAACAATTTTTACAAGAAGAAAAGAAATTAACATTATGAAATATGTCGGTGCAACAAATACTTTTATTCGTATTCCGTTTATAGTAGAAGGCTTTATGCTCGGTTTAATATCAGCATTTATTGCTTTTATTGTAATTTGGGGTGGATATCATTATTTGACCGCATTTGTAGTAGAAGATGCTTCAATTTGGGTTAAATCTGCGTTAGAAAGTATAATACCATTCAAAGATCTAGCGTTGACAGTTGGTGGATTTTTTACTGTTACCGGAACATTGCTAGGTACAGTAGGAAGTGTGATTAGTATCCGTAATCATGCACGTGTATAA
- a CDS encoding murein hydrolase activator EnvC family protein — translation MNRFSKLFKTNTKKGIRMVSIVMTMVIVSFTAFGFINVNTTVDARSISELEKKISDLEKSNKNLSNNLNNISGQIKDEEEKQEIYEKNIENTEKQIDLFKQKIELMQHDIGLKKGEISVKEKEISESQDLFAQRVRAMYIAGSNSALTTILEAKSFSDFLTRAELLKRISKSDQDLIDKLSKQRNDLEKIKAKMEEQNQSLNASKTQLDKKSENLESMKKQSEASKAQLKAKWDQYYAEKKKNQKLIDQQYAEIDRIIAEQSGGGTAPEGAFKWPVPSSSRITSPFGWRTMFGNRDFHTGVDIGAPSGTTIVASQSGKVISVKYQNVGYGYNVIVDHGGGYVTLYAHCSRIDVKAGDTVSRGQAIAGVGTTGNSTGNHLHFEVRVNGKQVNPMGYVRKP, via the coding sequence ATGAATAGGTTTTCAAAACTATTTAAAACAAATACTAAAAAAGGTATTAGGATGGTTTCCATAGTTATGACTATGGTGATTGTGTCTTTTACTGCCTTTGGTTTCATAAATGTTAATACAACGGTGGATGCAAGATCAATTTCTGAATTAGAAAAAAAAATATCTGATTTAGAAAAATCCAATAAAAATTTAAGTAATAATTTAAATAATATCTCAGGCCAAATTAAAGATGAAGAAGAAAAGCAAGAGATATATGAGAAAAACATAGAAAATACAGAAAAGCAAATTGATTTGTTTAAACAAAAAATTGAGTTAATGCAACATGATATTGGGTTAAAGAAAGGCGAAATTTCCGTAAAAGAAAAAGAAATTAGTGAAAGTCAGGATTTATTTGCACAAAGAGTTCGTGCAATGTACATAGCAGGTTCAAATTCAGCTTTAACTACTATTTTGGAGGCGAAGAGCTTTTCTGATTTCTTAACAAGAGCAGAATTGTTAAAGCGAATTTCAAAAAGTGACCAAGATTTAATTGATAAACTATCAAAGCAACGCAATGATTTAGAAAAGATTAAAGCTAAAATGGAAGAGCAGAACCAATCGCTTAATGCATCAAAAACTCAACTAGATAAGAAATCCGAAAATCTTGAGTCAATGAAAAAGCAAAGTGAAGCTAGTAAAGCACAATTAAAAGCAAAATGGGATCAATATTATGCTGAGAAAAAGAAAAATCAGAAGCTAATTGATCAGCAATATGCTGAAATTGATCGTATTATTGCGGAACAATCAGGTGGTGGTACGGCCCCTGAGGGTGCATTTAAATGGCCGGTTCCTTCATCATCTAGAATTACTTCACCTTTTGGTTGGAGAACTATGTTTGGCAATCGTGATTTCCATACTGGTGTAGATATTGGTGCTCCTTCCGGAACAACAATTGTTGCATCACAAAGTGGTAAAGTTATTTCAGTAAAATATCAAAATGTCGGATATGGATATAACGTTATCGTTGACCATGGTGGCGGATATGTAACGTTATATGCGCATTGCAGCAGAATTGATGTTAAAGCTGGCGACACTGTTAGTCGTGGACAAGCAATAGCAGGAGTTGGTACAACCGGCAACTCAACAGGAAACCACTTGCATTTCGAGGTTCGTGTCAATGGTAAGCAAGTTAATCCTATGGGTTATGTAAGAAAGCCTTAA